In a single window of the Elaeis guineensis isolate ETL-2024a chromosome 4, EG11, whole genome shotgun sequence genome:
- the LOC105043187 gene encoding LOW QUALITY PROTEIN: hypothetical protein At1g04090 (The sequence of the model RefSeq protein was modified relative to this genomic sequence to represent the inferred CDS: inserted 1 base in 1 codon), with protein MDEWKWWCWHRGKATNFVHHEPEPFSLPSPIPEWPKVSCLLYVFPCPPFSERLEHACWCLMSISSLWMHGWGEGFAEGKICIGELEVVKVTKFQSIWSCFSSSANGATFYQPSEIPDGFVSLGHYGQPNDQPLHGFVLVVRELTDSKATTDLPALQKPLDYTLVWSSADWTEDDHDDCGYFWLPSPPEGYNSLGYLVTKGPNKPSLEEVRCVRCDLTETCEAYDLIVDMEPMFPEFPCQIRKXRPSIRGMWEKGLSVGTFFCSTNSIFEDELSISCLKNLDSSLQAMPNLEQIHAIMKQYGPTVFFHPKECYLPSSVSWFFENGATLYTRGIKVGEDINAKGSNLPVGGENDGEYWIDLPQDERADYVKQGSMDSCELYVHVKPALGGTFTDLAIWVFCPFNGPATIKVGVASFSLSKIGRHVGDWEHFTLRISNFTGELWSLFFSQHSGGEWVDASGLEFIEGNRAVVYSSKSGHASFPHPGTYLQGSEKLGIGVRNDAAQSNLSVDSSVKYQIVAAEYLGDAVSEPKWLQFMREWGPTVIYNSKTELDKILGFLPFNLRFTVENIFDSLPMELYGEEGPTGPKEKDNWDGDERC; from the exons ATGGATGAGTGGAAGTGGTGGTGTTGGCACCGAGGAAAGGCCACCAATTTCGTCCATCACGAGCCGGAGCCTTTCTCCCTTCCCTCGCCCATCCCCGAATGGCCCAAGGTGAG CTGTCTGTTGTATGTTTTTCCTTGTCCCCCTTTTTCTGAGCGCTTGGAGCATGCCTGCTGGTGTTTGATGAGTATCAGTAGTTTATGGATGCATGGATGGG GTGAAGGGTTTGCTGAGGGAAAAATATGCATTGGAGAACTGGAAGTTGTAAAAGTGACCAAGTTCCAGAGCATTTGGAGCTGCTTTTCGTCTAGTGCTAATGGAGCTACATTCTATCAACCTTCAGAAATACCAGATGGTTTCGTTAGCCTTGGTCACTATGGCCAACCGAATGACCAGCCATTACATGGTTTTGTTCTTGTGGTGAGAGAGCTTACTGATTCCAAAGCAACAACTGATCTGCCAGCTCTTCAGAAACCCCTAGATTATACACTTGTTTGGAGTTCAGCTGACTGGACAGAAGATGACCATGATGATTGTGGTTACTTCTGGCTTCCATCACCTCCAGAGGGTTATAACTCTCTGGGTTATTTGGTTACCAAAGGACCTAACAAGCCCTCCCTTGAAGAAGTTAGATGTGTTCGATGTGATCTAACAGAGACATGCGAGGCTTATGATTTGATAGTTGATATGGAACCCATGTTTCCAGAGTTCCCCTGCCAAATTAGGA CAAGGCCTTCTATTCGGGGGATGTGGGAAAAAGGTCTATCTGTTGGAACATTCTTCTGCAGTACTAACTCTATCTTTGAAGACGAGCTGAGCATTTCTTGCTTAAAGAACCTTGATTCTTCTCTACAAGCAATGCCAAATTTAGAGCAGATCCATGCAATCATGAAGCAATATGGTCCTACtgttttcttccatccaaaagaaTGTTATTTGCCTTCATCAGTTTCATGGTTTTTCGAGAATGGAGCTACTTTATATACAAGAGGTATAAAAGTGGGAGAGGATATAAATGCCAAAGGTTCAAACCTACCTGTCGGTGGTGAAAATGATGGAGAATACTGGATAGATCTTCCTCAGGATGAAAGGGCTGACTATGTCAAGCAGGGTAGCATGGATAGCTGTGAACTCTACGTTCATGTGAAACCAGCTCTAGGGGGCACATTCACTGATCTTGCCATATGGGTGTTTTGTCCCTTCAATGGCCCAGCTACAATAAAAGTTGGGGTGGCCAGTTTCTCTCTCAGCAAGATTGGGAGGCATGTTGGAGATTGGGAACATTTTACGCTTAGAATAAGCAATTTTACAGGTGAGCTTTGGAGTCTCTTTTTTTCACAGCATAGTGGAGGAGAGTGGGTGGATGCTTCTGGCTTAGAGTTTATTGAAGGTAATAGAGCTGTAGTTTATTCTTCAAAGAGTGGGCATGCGAGTTTTCCACATCCTGGAACTTACCTCCAGGGTTCTGAAAAGCTTGGAATAGGTGTAAGGAATGATGCTGCACAAAGCAATCTATCGGTGGATTCCAGTGTCAAGTATCAGATTGTTGCAGCAGAATATCTTGGAGATGCTGTGTCCGAACCTAAGTGGTTGCAGTTCATGAGAGAGTGGGGCCCAACTGTCATTTACAATTCAAAGACAGAATTAGATAAGATACTTGGTTTTCTCCCATTTAATCTCAGGTTCACGGTGGAAAATATATTCGACAGCCTTCCCATGGAGTTATATGGAGAAGAAGGACCAACAGGACCAAAGGAAAAGGATAATTGGGATGGTGACGAGAGGTGCTAG